Below is a genomic region from Flammeovirgaceae bacterium SG7u.111.
TAACCACTTTACCATCCGAGAAATAAATTCCTTTTAAGTATTTGTACTTTTCAGAAAATGCAAGGTTTGCTAAATTTTTTCCTGCTTGCGCTGGTGTATGGATATTGCTTTTGAATAAGGTCAAAACAGGGAAGATATTTTTCCATAAAAATCGCATAACAGGTGTGTAAGTTCTCGCAAGTCCTGTACCTGGTGTTAATCCTGGATCGTATGCGTTTACCCTAATATTTGTATGTTTTAAGCGCTCTTGCAATTCGTATGTTGTCATTATGTTGCACAATTTTGATGTAGAATACCTTCTTTGTCCAACTATGTTAGGTTTTTCGGAAGTTTCTTTTGGGTAAGCAAGTTCTTTGGCACTCGTATAAATAGGTGGTTCTATTGGTGTTTTGAGTGCTGGGTCGTGTGTTTCACTCGATGTGAATATTATATGTCCGTCATTTTTCATAAAGGGTAATAATTGCATAGTCAAGGCAAACGACCCAAGATGATTTACACCAAATGTCTGTTCAAATCCATCTGCCGTAAATTGTGTTTCGCCAATATTCTGTACTCCTGCATTATTTATCAAGATAGAAATGGAGTTGTTTTTTTCTTTGGCAAATGATTCAGAAAACTTTCTTATAGATTCTAAAGAAGCCAAATCTAATTCCAAGCATTTTAGGTTTTTATGACCTGTTTTGGATTTTATTTTTTCTATTATTCCTTTTCCTGCTTTAATATTTCTGGCAGGAATGATAATTTGTTCGTTTTTGGTTTTTTTAGCCATTTGTAAAGCACACTCAAAACCAATTCCACTGGTTGCTCCTGTAATAATTATTGAATCCATATTTTTTTTGTTTTCTATTAAAATGATGAAGCAAAGTTCAGCACTTCAAAAGCAAAAACTTTTGCCATTTGGCAAATAATGAATTCAGATGCTTTTTCGAATCCTGCTTAATGATGATTGCGTGATTCCTAAATAAGAAGCGAGATAGGAAAGTGGAATTCTGTTGGCTAAATTCGGGAATTTGTCTAAAAAACTAAGATACCTTGTTTTGGCATCTTCGGCTAACATTGGACTTAGTTTATTTACCTTTTCAACCAATGCTTTTTCGGTTATTTTATTGATAATGCCATCCCACTGAATGATAGTGGCTGACAAATCGTTGAGTGATTCTGTGGAAAACACAAGTAGTGTACAATCTGTTACGGATTGCACATATTCTGAAGAGGGGATTTTTTGATTGAAGCTGTTTATGTCCACAGCAAAATTGTTTTCATCAACAAAGTATTTGGTGATTTCATCCCCTTGGCTGTTGTAGTAACATACCCGTAAAATACCTTCTTCAATAAAAGCTACTTGTTTTGGTATTTTTCCTGCTTCGGAAAAGTAATCGCCCTTTTTCAATTCCAATACCTGTGCTTTTCTCTTTATCAAGTCAATTTGCTGTTGATTTAGCTGCCCAAATTCCAACAGATAGTTTATCAATTTATCCATAGTCACAAAGATTGTCATTACATTTTATTCGGAATTTGTCAAATGGCAAAAAGGGTTGGTTGATTTTAGTTTTGCTTCATTTGGTTGGGTTTTATGCTTGCAGGTAACAACGTTTTTATGTATGAGCATTAGCGGGTTTAAGCAACTACTTTTCAGATTACAATATACTTTAATATCCCTGTAAAAATCCACGTCCGTCCATAGGACGTGGATTTTTACAGGGATATTAAATTCAAAAATTGTTATCGCTTATTTTGGATGCAGAATGAGGTAAAACCGACAAGCATAGCAGCGCTACGTGCGGAGGTTTTAAGTATCTTGTAAACTAAGTTTTCGTGTTTTTTAAATAAAGCCTATTGTTGGTTTGCTACCGTAATTGATTGTTGCTGACGGTCCGCCGCTGCGATTGCTAGTTTTTTCTTAAAAAAATAATCTTTCACTTTTTAAGAAAAAGATAGTTAATCAACTCATTACTTAGTTGAAACTAGTAACCCGTAACTAGCACCTAGTAACCGTCAGCAGGGTCTAAAAATCAGAATAGTGATTCCCATTAAAATACCCGGTTATTTAGTTTACAGTGTACTTAACGAAAAAGAAGCACATAAGAATTTTGAAGTTATGTTTCTAAACAGCTTCTTAGGGCCTGACCAGTTCTTTTCATTACTATATGGTTCTTAATCGATGTTTTTATAATTACACCTCTGCCAAATGTAATTCCTTCAAAATCTCATAAGAGCGAAGTCTTGCTGCATGATCGTAGATATGCGAAGTGACCATGAGTTCATCTATTTGAGTGTTTTCCACAAACTTGCCGAGCTTGTCGCTTACTTTTTCCGCATCGCCAATGAATGAATAGGCTAGGAAAGGTTTGAGCGCCTGTTCAAATTCTGGGGGCAATACAAAGGAGCTATCCGGCGCTTGTAATGGGCGACGATCTTGCGTTAAGATACCCATGAATATTTTCTTCATGGAAGTAGCGAGGAGTTCTGCTTCCTTGTTGCTGTTGGCCGCGATCACGTTAACGCAGGCAATAGTGTAGGGTTTTTGTAACTGCTCCGAAGGCGTGAATTCGTTGTGGTAAATTTGCAAAGCTTGGTGGAGTTGTTGTGGGGCAAAGTGGCTGGCAAAGGCATAAGGCAAGCCAAAAGATGCTGCCAAATGTGCACTCTCCGTGCTCGATCCCAAAATCCAAATGGGGATATCCATACCCTCGCCTGGGATGGCTCTTACTGGCGAATGTCTATTATCTGTCGAAAAGTATTTTTGTAGTTCCCGAACGGTCTGGGGGAATTTGTATGCAGCACGTTCATCTCTTTGCAAGGCTTTGGCGGTATGTTGGTCGGTGCCGGGCGCTCTGCCCAAGCCCAAGTCGATCCTGTTGGGGTATAAGGATGCCAAGGTGCCAAATTGCTCGGCGACCATCAAGGGCGCATGGTTGGGTAACATGATGCCACCAGATCCTACTCTAATGCTGGAAGTTCCCCCTGCTACATGACCGATCAGTACGGAAGTAGCCGAGCTGGCGATGCTTGCCATGTTGTGGTGCTCGGCCAACCAAAACCGTTTGTAGCCTAATTCCTCTACTTTTTGTGCTAAGCTGAGGCTATTTTTAAATGCTTCTTTTGGACCAAAGCTCTCCAGTATCACTGCCAAGTCTAGCACAGATAGCGGGATGTTTTTCAATCTATTGTTCATATCGTCGATTCTCTCTTAGGTTAGTCTATTGGTTGATTTTAACTTAGTCTGTAACCGTATTTTGGGGCAAAAGTTCCATTTTAAGATTGAAAGGCAGGTAAACCAGCAGAAGAAGCGTCTCTACTCCACATAATATTTATTGAATTCTCTGTCCAATCTGAGCATACACCTTACGTTCTTTAAAAAATCGTGAACTACTGATCTATCGTTGAGCAGTTTTTATTCTAAAAAAAACCTTTCACAAACCAAATTGTATCTATGAGAATTCTTACGTTGTTAACTTTTTTTGCTCTCGCTTATTCAAGCACCCAAGCACAGTTTTTTGTACAAAAACTACCTCAAAGCGAGATTTTAAACAGTGAAAAAGCTTATGTGATTACCAATGCAGGTGATACTATTCGGGGACGAATTAGCGGGGCATCTCAATCTAATGGTCAGCTAAAAGCCTTTACCCTAAAAACTGACGAGGAAAAGCTGAAATTTAAGCCAATGGAGATTAGGTCGGTAGCCGTAGTGCCAGGAATGGGGGCTAATTATGAAGATATGGCCTTGATTACAACAATCAAAAGGGCTTCAGATACTACTTTCTTGAAGTTGGTAGAAACAGAGTGGGTGATTTTTGAGCGTATTCAGTTGCCAACCAAGAGAGAAAGTTACGCTTTAGTTCAGTTGGTGAACCCTGGCTTCGATTCCAAGATCAAGGTGTATGCAAACCCAGAAGCAAATGAAACTAGTACGCTTTCATCGGAGTCGATGATGCTAACTGGCGGTGACGATACTTCCCATTTTATTTCAGTAAACGGGGAAAGACCTACGCTGATAAAAAAGGGGAAGTATAAGAAAGAAGGTTTTGCCCAGCTATTTGGTGGATGTGATGCGCTGAACGATGAAGAACCAAAATGGAAATATTTCGCCAAGCATATTTTTATCTATGATCAAAAGTGCGAATAAGCTTTCTTAGTAGCTTCTTAAATAGAAAAGGCTCTCCAATTAGATTTGGAGAGCTTTTTTGTTTTCAACAAAGTATGATTTGAATGATAATCATTATTTATGTAGTAAGAAGAGCCCCGATCAATAGTTCAAAGTCAAACAAAACAATGCAACTTGGGAAATAACAATCATTCATCTGACTATATCATAGAAGGGTTACCAGCTGATTTGTCTAACGCTGCCCTAGAGTTTTTGGAAAGTGTTTTTTCCAAAGAGCAAAATATTCCTAAGGAATTGATTCCGCTTACCCAAGAAGAGCAAAAATGGTGGTGTATCCGAAAAGGTAAGGAGGTTGTGGGGACGGTTGCTGCTTGGAATCTTAATGCTGAATGGCACTGGGGAAGGCTGGCGGTTCATCAGCAATTGAGAGGGCTTGGCTTAGGCAAACAATTGGTGAGGAAATCTTTTAACGAGCTTTTCCAAATGGAAGTGGAAAAAGTGGTGATCGATGCGAGGGATATAACCGTTGAGATGGTCTTGGGGCTAGGGGGAAAAGTTACAGGGGAAAAGAGCTCCTTTTATAACTATCCTATAACGCCGATGGTGATTGAGAAAAAAGATTATATCTTTAAGTCAGAGCCAGGTTCGTGACCTGGTCTTACAACTTTTACCACAGAATCATCCTTCCTTACATATTATTTCACGCCTTAGCGAGCTTGCTTTTGGGTACGCTACACTGATTTATTTCACATTATTTACAACCACAAAAAAAGTCCATGAGAAAGTTTATTATTTTAAGTGTTATTTCTGTTTTTATTGCCAGAATGGCGGTTGCCCAAGACCAATATATTTTCCCTTCAGGAAGTGGGCCGAACAAACTGTTCATGAAGGAGATTATCAAACTTACTGGAAAGGAGCGACCAAAGATCTGTTTTTTGCCCACGGCTTCGGGAGATAGCGAGCGTGGAATTATCAGGTGGTACGATCTGGTGCACGACCTTTCGGTAGAACCCTATGTGCAGCGAGTTTGGATCAGCTCTTATAGGCAAAAAGAGTCGTTTGAGGATGTGTTGTTGGGTATGGATGCCATAGTGGTAGGAGGGGGGAATACCCTTAATATGATAGCCATTTGGAAGGTGCAGGGAATTGATACGGTGCTGCAAAAGGCGCTGGAAAAGGGTATTGTATTAGCAGGAGGAAGTGCCGGGTCACTTTGCTGGTTCGACAACGGGACTACGGATTCTCGACCTATTGAATTGACCGTGGTAGAAGGTTTGGGCTTTCTTCCATTTAGCCATTGCCCTCATTATGACAGCGAGGAGTACCGCAGGCCATTGTACCATAAGAATATAAAAAATGGCATTTTCAGAGCTGGGTATGCGATGGATAACAACGCAGGAATTATTTTCAAGAATGGAGAGCCTTTTAAGATAGTATCTTTAGATGAAGACCATAATTGCTATTTCGTTTCCATGAAAGATGGAGAAATAGTTGAAGAGAAACTCGACTCGGTTATTCTTAAATAATTCCAAAACAGCTTCTTGGAATTTATTTCTTCATGATGGTGAAGGTTTTCGTTCCTGTGGCTTCATATACTCGTAGGAAGTACATTAGCCTATCGGCAATTACATCGGTAGGCATCGAAAAGTAATCAAGTTCAGATCATATGTAGGAGTTATAGGTCTGCACTATAAGGTTACGGTAGGCATTTGAGCTGCCCTTGGCTCTCATCGTATCTATAAAAGTGTGGTTGTACGATTCTTGTACATCTATGTATTCGGCAGTAGGAGTGTTGTAGCCCGCACGAACCTCGTTTGTTCCTGAAAAAATCAAGTGCCCATCATAGCCTGTGTGGGCTGTGAGTAAAATAATTGGACCACAGTCTCGTGTGGTTTGATTATTATAAGAATTTGCATTGTTACTTTGTTGTTGACATTGCTTGTAACATTTTTCCAGAATGAGAATAGAGATGGAAAAATTTTATGAAAAAATAAAAACAACTTTCGCGTGCCTTTGGTTAGGTCAGTAATTGCTTTGTTAAAGGTGTGACTTCCTGTTCTGTTGCAAGATTGGCATTAGCTAATTTTAATGAAGTTCTATTCTACTATAAAAGTAAACCAGCATTTTTCTAACCAGCTCCGTTTTAATCAACATTGGTAAAACAGTTTTTATCAATACTTAGCTATGTATTACTATTCAACCTGCTGCAAAAGGGTTGAACATTACAATTGTGAGGGATTATTTCTACTGCTTTAATTGGAAAGAGTTGAGCTGAGCTCCCAAGGCCTCGGTGTGCCTAATCGTCTTGATTTAAGAATTATATAAATATTTGAACCATATATTCTCATGAAGAAAACGCTTCTGATTTTACTGGTAACATTTTTCTGCTTCAGTAGCGCTATTCATCAAACCTATAAAAACTGAAAAAGAATGAAAGCACCTGTACTTCTTATGTTTTTTTTCTTCTTGGTAAGCACCCTGAGTTGGGGGCAAGAGTATGAGACAGAACACGAAGAACTTGAAAGTGGGTTAAAACATCACAAAATCATGTTGGTTTTGGGGCATACTCATGTGCCTTCTGGAATAAATGTAGAGGGGAAAAAGACATGGTTGGCGCTAAGTAGTTGGGGGATAGATTACGACTATCGCATCAACCGACTATGGAGCGTAGGGCTTCACACCGAC
It encodes:
- a CDS encoding SDR family NAD(P)-dependent oxidoreductase codes for the protein MDSIIITGATSGIGFECALQMAKKTKNEQIIIPARNIKAGKGIIEKIKSKTGHKNLKCLELDLASLESIRKFSESFAKEKNNSISILINNAGVQNIGETQFTADGFEQTFGVNHLGSFALTMQLLPFMKNDGHIIFTSSETHDPALKTPIEPPIYTSAKELAYPKETSEKPNIVGQRRYSTSKLCNIMTTYELQERLKHTNIRVNAYDPGLTPGTGLARTYTPVMRFLWKNIFPVLTLFKSNIHTPAQAGKNLANLAFSEKYKYLKGIYFSDGKVVKTSVDSYNKVFQKSLWNGSLELTKTTFTE
- a CDS encoding Crp/Fnr family transcriptional regulator translates to MDKLINYLLEFGQLNQQQIDLIKRKAQVLELKKGDYFSEAGKIPKQVAFIEEGILRVCYYNSQGDEITKYFVDENNFAVDINSFNQKIPSSEYVQSVTDCTLLVFSTESLNDLSATIIQWDGIINKITEKALVEKVNKLSPMLAEDAKTRYLSFLDKFPNLANRIPLSYLASYLGITQSSLSRIRKSI
- a CDS encoding LLM class flavin-dependent oxidoreductase is translated as MNNRLKNIPLSVLDLAVILESFGPKEAFKNSLSLAQKVEELGYKRFWLAEHHNMASIASSATSVLIGHVAGGTSSIRVGSGGIMLPNHAPLMVAEQFGTLASLYPNRIDLGLGRAPGTDQHTAKALQRDERAAYKFPQTVRELQKYFSTDNRHSPVRAIPGEGMDIPIWILGSSTESAHLAASFGLPYAFASHFAPQQLHQALQIYHNEFTPSEQLQKPYTIACVNVIAANSNKEAELLATSMKKIFMGILTQDRRPLQAPDSSFVLPPEFEQALKPFLAYSFIGDAEKVSDKLGKFVENTQIDELMVTSHIYDHAARLRSYEILKELHLAEV
- a CDS encoding GNAT family N-acetyltransferase is translated as MGNNNHSSDYIIEGLPADLSNAALEFLESVFSKEQNIPKELIPLTQEEQKWWCIRKGKEVVGTVAAWNLNAEWHWGRLAVHQQLRGLGLGKQLVRKSFNELFQMEVEKVVIDARDITVEMVLGLGGKVTGEKSSFYNYPITPMVIEKKDYIFKSEPGS
- a CDS encoding peptidase E → MRKFIILSVISVFIARMAVAQDQYIFPSGSGPNKLFMKEIIKLTGKERPKICFLPTASGDSERGIIRWYDLVHDLSVEPYVQRVWISSYRQKESFEDVLLGMDAIVVGGGNTLNMIAIWKVQGIDTVLQKALEKGIVLAGGSAGSLCWFDNGTTDSRPIELTVVEGLGFLPFSHCPHYDSEEYRRPLYHKNIKNGIFRAGYAMDNNAGIIFKNGEPFKIVSLDEDHNCYFVSMKDGEIVEEKLDSVILK